Part of the Garra rufa chromosome 8, GarRuf1.0, whole genome shotgun sequence genome, GGGGCAGATAATCTATATCAAAGTTTTGTTTGCCTTTGCAGGGCCCAGTATATGGGATGAATCGTCTCCCTCCACAGCACAATATGTATGCCTACCAACAATCAACACACACCCCACCTCTCCAGTCAACACCTGCATGCATATATCCTCAAGAGCAGGTCTTTGGTCCTCCCATTCGCTTTGAGTCTCCAGCTACATCCTTACTCTCCCCATACAGTGAGGAGTATTATGGTCACAATGTTCCTCAGCCTACGGTCAATCCAACATTGCCAGAGCCTGGATATTTCACTAAGCAGTGTGCTGTTACACCCACACAGCCATCCAGGAGCACTGAAAGCAAGGCTGTCGACCCCAAGATGAGTTTTGGGTCCCAGTTTACAGGTGAACCTGCTAAGGTTCCAAACTTTGGAGGAGTAGCTGCTGCCCAAACAACATCAGCGTCAACTGCGTTTAAGTTCAACTCGAATTTCAAGTCCAATGATGGTGATTTCACCTTCTCCTCTGCTCAGGGAAAAAATAGTGAGAGCCTCTTGGGACTTCTGACGTCAGATATCCCTCCCAAAGCGGAGGTGCCGTCAGAACCAAAACATCAGACAACAGCCCAGCCATCTAGCCAGAGTGAAGTCTTTACTTTTGGGAGTAAAAACGCTGCAGGACTTTCATTTACTGATGGggctcagaaaaaaaatatttttggcaaCACCGACCAAAGATTTGGCTTTGCAAGTGGAACCAAACCAGTGTTAGGAAATCCAGAGGTTCGGGAAGAGAAAAGTGGTGAAAGTGACAATGATAGCACCCATGTGGAAGAGGACGAGGATGGGCCTCATTTTGAACCCATTGTGCCTCTTCCTGATAAGGTTGATGTCAAAACTggtgaggaggaggaagaggagatgTTCTGCAAGAGAGCAAAACTCTTCCGATTTGACTCCGATGCTAAGGAATGGAAAGAGAGGGGCATTGGCAGCATCAAAATCCTGAAACACAAAACCTCTGGGAAAGTTCGTCTGTTGATGAGGAGGGAGCAGGTTCTGAAAATCTGTGCTAATCACTATATCACTGCTGACATGGCCCTCAAACCAAATGCTGGATCTGACAAATCCTGGGTGTGGTACGCTATGGACTATGCAGATGAAATGCCAAAGACTGAGCAGTTGGCTATTCGTTTTAAAACGGCAGATGAGGCAGCACTGTTTAAAGTCAAATTTGAGGAGGCTCAAAAGTTCATCTCAGAATCTCCACAAGGCCAAAAGACTGAAAAGAAATGCGAAACTCCACAGCCTCAGATTTCTTCCAAAAAAACAGATCTCAAAACCCTGTTTTCCAAGAAGGAGGGTGAATGGGACTGTGACGTGTGCTGTGTAAGAAATGCTCCCACGTCTGCGGTATGCGTGGCCTGCGGCGGTGCAGCTCCTTCTACAGCACAGGTGAAACCTTTAGAGGAACTCAAAGGCTCTGGCCCCGTGGCTCCTCCTGCCAAATTTTTTTCTTTTGGACTTTCTGGAGATTCTGCTAAGAGCACAGCCAGCACTGATGTCAACTCGAAGGGCTTCACATTTGGATCTCAAACAGTTCCTTTTAAGTTTGGATCAAACAATGCTGTGGAGATAACTGCTGGCCCTGGAGCTCAGGCTGAAAAGAAAACAATTCAAGCGAATGCACCACAACATAAGAAAATGTCAACAGCTCCAGCAATCCCATTTGGCACTGGATTTGGTGCTCAGTTTGCCAAGAAAGAGGGTCAATGGGACTGTGACACCTGCCTAGTGAGGAACGATGCCTCAGCAACTGAATGTGTTTCTTGCAAAACCCCCTGCAGCATTGAAAAAAGTAAAGCAGGTGGATTAGCTGCCATGTTTGCTAAAAAAGTTGGACAGTGGGATTGTGACACCTGCCTGGTAAGAAACGAAGGTTCATCTAGCCATTGTGTTTCATGTCAGACAGCAAACCCAAATATTAAAAACAAGGCCTCTGCTGCACCATCAAGTTCCTCTTTACCCTCCAGTTTTGGTAGTTCTAGCAGCCAACCTGCTGCGACAGGATTTAAAGCCAATTTTAATCCAGGCTCTGCTTTTCAGTTTGGTACAAGTAAGGAAAAAGTATCCCCTGAAGGCTTCAAGTTTGAGTCCTCCTCAGCTGAGGCTGAGAAGTCATCAAGCAGTTCAAGTTTTTCATTTTCCATGCCCGCACCTGTTGGTGGATTTAAGTTTGGCATTGCAGAATCTGAGGCAAAACCATCAGACAGACAGTCACAAAGTGGTTCTGCATCTGACCTCCTCAAAAATATTGCTGAGCTTCACAAAGAGAAGGAAAAAGAGGCAGCCCCAAGTTCCTCGGATCAGTCTGTAGATCCTGATAGTCACGACAATAACCCCCTGTTTACTGGTAAGCCTAACACCTTTAGTTTCGCTGACTTGGCACAGTCACAAGATTTTCAGTTTGGCCAGAAGGATCCTACTTTCAAAGGCTTTGCAGGGGCTGGCAAGCAGCTGTTCACAGGGCTTCATTCCAACCCCAAGGCCGACATCACTGTCGATCAAGAGGATGAAATGTACAAAACAGAGGAAAATGACGATATTCAGTTTGAGCCTGTTGTTCAGATGCCAGAAAAGGTTGACCTTGTGACAGGGGAAGAAGATGAGAAAGTCTTGTATTCACAGCGCGTCAAGCTCTTTAGATTCGATACGGACGCAAGCCAATGGAAAGAAAGAGGAGTCGGCAACCTTAAACTGCTCAAGAATAACCAGAATGGGAGACTGCGAGTTCTTATGAGGAGAGAGCAGGTGTTGAAAGTGTGTGCTAATCATTGGATCACAACCACAATGAACTTACAGCCCCTCTCTGGATCGGATCGAGCCTGGATGTGGCTGGCCAATGACTTCTCAGATGGAGATGCCAGAGCAGAACAACTTGCAGCAAAATTCAAAACACCAGAGCTTGCAGAAGAGTTCAAGCTCAGATTTGAGGAGTATCAGAGACTGCTTTTGGATATTCCTTTGCAGACCCCTCACAAGCTTGTGAACAGTGGTAGAACGGCCCATCTTATACAGAAAGCTGAAGAAATGAAATCCGGTCTTAAGGACCTCAAATCATTCTTGACGTACCAAAACAAGGGTGAGGAAAGTAGCGATGCAGGTCACAGCACCTCTGCAGTTGTAGTCAAGCTTGACTCCGACAACACTGTACCCACTTTAGAATGGGATAATTACGATTTGCGAGAGGATGCGCATGAGGACTATGCCAACTCCTCTGTGAACGATACTCCTTCGCAGCCAGATCCAGTAGCCAAAAATTTATTCCGCTTTGGCGAATCGACCACAGGCTTTAGTTTCAGTTTTCAGCCCATTCTCAGTCCCTCTAAGTCTCCATCAAAGCTAAACCAGAGTCAGGCTTCTGTTGGCACAGATGATGAACAAGAAGCATCGCAGGAGGAAGAGCGAGATGGTCAGTACTTTGAGCCTGTTGTGCCACTGCCTGATCTTGTTGAGGTCTCAACAGGAGAGGAGAATGAGCAAGTCCTATTCAGTCACAGAGCCAAATTATACCGCTACGATAAAGATCTTAGTCAGTGGAAGGAACGAGGTATAGGAGATCTTAAAATACTGCAACACTATGAGACAAAGCGTGTCAGACTCGTAATGAGACGGGACCAGGTCCTCAAACTGTGCGCAAACCATTGGATAGATTCCAATATGAAGCTCGAGCCCATGAAAGGATCTGAGAAAGCGTGGATCTGGAGTGCCTTTGATTTTGCTGAAGGACAGGGCAAAGTTGAACAGCTGGCAGTACGATTTAAACTGCAGGAAACTGCAAATGCTTTCAAAGAAGTCTTTGAAAAGGCAAAGACTGCACAGGAAAAAGACACTCTACTCACCCCGTTTTCTGCACAAGTACCAGGTTCTACCCTAGAGACTCTTTGCGGCAAGGCTGCAGTTGCTGTACTTGAGGAAACCACAAAAGAACGTACTGGACTCTCTGAGGAAAGCAGTCCTAATCTGGATAGGACACCTGGAGCAAAGCTTGGCGCCCAAAGCCCCAAGAATGTGGTCTCTCCTCCTAAGTTTGTCTTTGGGTCAGACTCTGTGCAGAAGATCTTTGGAAGCCCTTCACCATCAAAAGAAAAATCTGTTACGATTTCCAGCTCAAAAGATGAGGAAATGGGTGCCTCAAGACTGAAAACCTCTGGACCAGCAGTGACCAGCCAGTCATCAGTTGGGACTCCTTTCAGCATACCAACAAAAAGTAAGATATGTTTTGTAGTCCATAGTTATGAACAAAACTGTACCTCATTGTTTAGACCACCCTGTTCCAAACACACCTGCTTTCAGTTTTCAGTTAGCTGGTTCAAACCATGCTGGAGCTAAACGCATCTCTGGTTTAGGTTgtagtttgtttatttactttaagGAGAACAGTCTTTATGTTCTTATTGTGCAGTTTATTGATGCATGCTTTTCGCAAGGAAGTATTTCTTCATGTATAAAGACTCAGTTCCTGACATGGATTCAAGTCCTTCaacaatgattaaaaaaataaaataaaattaacccaCTACATTATTTTTTAGGTTTGGATTTTAGGCTTTTCAAAAATAATCCTATGGCCTTTTGGACCTGCACATCAGCCACCCAGTTTGAACCCCAAGGTATTTCAGGTCAACGTTTACTGTGGCACACAGAGCTCTCACTGACTGGCATGAGCCGGGAGACCTGACCTTGGCTGAATGATGTGATAACCCAATATTACCCCCTGTCCTCAATCCAAATGTTTGCATGATCTGAAATCTGCTAACCTTTAGCTGTTCATTTGAAACTTAAGTAGAATTTACAATTAAGGGGAACCAGTGGCTTCAAAGTCCTTAAAGTGTTCAGCAGTGACTGTCTTGTGAAGTGATTTCCCATCTTTAAATGTGACACCAGCAGGTGTCATTACAGGAACTAGCACTTCCAGACATTTCTATCTCGGCTATATAGTTACAAGTATTTTTGGCCCTGCTATATACTGTAGTCGTAGTTTTCCAGTAGTGTAGTTGGCTACCGAATCTACTGCTAATGTTTTCCTTAACCCTTTAGCGTTCCAATTAATGGGTATTTACACACCCCCTTTTTAACAAAGGAATAATGCATGTGTCTATTGAGCGATCTTGTCAGTGAAGAGTAGTAGGGATTTTTTTAAAGGACTGAAACTGCCACTGAGATGTTTGTGCAGAACCAGATGAAGGCCAATCCTCTGCAGTTAAGACTGCAGTATGCTTCAGTTTTCAGCTTGCTGTGGTGCACACTGTTAAGTGTACTAGCTCACTGGTGTCTCAAACCTGAGCTGAACAAATGCTGCTTCCTTTTAATTTACTCGTACCTCATGAACTACCAATTAACACAGGCGACTCCAAACACAAACGACAGGTACAGTCAGTCATATGAGCACATTCTGTTAATGAGATGTAGCAATAAGCAGACAACTGAAGCATACTTGGGGCTTTTGTGTACTAGATGGTTGTTGTGAGTTTGCTAACCAGCTAACAAATCTGTGTGTGGATCTGCATGCTATGTGTAGTCAGGTTTGGTTTAACTAAACATGTACAGCTGTTGTTGCTTCTTACCTTGTTCTTATGTTGTAGTTTATATAGATACCTCAAGTGTAAAGGCCGTCTGGCCTCGTCGGGCACTTGGTGGgcgtcggttcggtgtgttcAGCACGTCGGCTTTAGTTGGGCTCGCGTCAGCCAAAGTTTGCCCAATTCAACATGTTTAATCAGCGTCTAGTTTGTCGGGgccgtctgggaaagagagcactctgattggctgtccgaatcgaatcagagcgcgtggaggacttgaacgtgaagtgacgtAACAAGCAAAGGAAGATGTCAAGAGGGAACAGGCTCGcttcagtgatgcgcgggtcaatgtataaacaacccgaacccaaccaacgttttcaactaacccgcccgcaactcggaccgcaaaaaaaaaaaaaagaaaatattgtacccgacccgcttcctgaccctcatgtttaatatttgcgactgacagcagcgattatatgcggtggagatgcgtttaCTGTCAAACagcattcggcattaattaggtcattttgtcaaaagaaatgttcttgattacaagaaaaatacagattgttcttgttgtgattaattttgtctttcctttatacagatttaagtAGTTTAGTTtttgaagtactctaaattatgtcagtgattctccgatgttaaatatgatcaagaattattttatttcgatcttcagtgtaataaaagttaagaaaatgattagcctatagccctaaatatatatagactacaagctaattccttttttcttaacttttaactagttctaaaaattatcaagaatatcaAATTAACTTAATAGGCTAGATTAACGAATtgtcttatacaaacataacgaatgcacttcaaaactaaGTGTtcatataaattcaggaatcacaaatatgacaaaataatattattttatataagttaattgtatagctatattagttgtatcaaataaggaaattatagtgccttgaatttattaagtaatgtttaatttcgtttgtttcgctctctgcaaatgtaaagaaaaaatacagtttttacttggaattcgttgttaatccctggttttaaacaaacatgtacatgagataatttataggcctatattattgcttgaataaacgttgacacatagtgctagaaattttataattaaggaaattaaacagacctagggatttgaaaagacagtgaaatgtgtctaattccaaaaagaaagagaaacattggacataatcaaaatattcgagacatttattaggaataccattttcttaacaattaagatgctgcatgtgtttatccagtctactcgaagtgtgcgtctctcccccaaCTTTctcaacaaaaatcccacccctctcagaatgctgacattactgagctatatgcgtttaaaagtagcctattaaaatggtacagtggcattgctcagttcaaggtgttgggaaatcgggcgtTTTGTcctgcgtcagcatttattcaactgttaataacgctcaacattcaaaaggtaaatattattcagccaataaagtgtagatctatgtatttcatagagcattgtgtctagtactacataaattacaaaggtttaattggcatctttatttcaaacgacccgaccgaccgtgacccgaatatcataaaaaataggcacccgctcattttggatcaacccgcacATCACTGGCTCGCTGTCATCATTTCGCAATTCACACAATTCTATATACAATACTGCCATCAACGCtatatctcctcacgcatgcgcagaaagcaccttctagtttgtagtcgggtgtcgtcagttcggtgtgttcgagctcagtttaattgcccagacgcccGCAGATGCAGCtgactagaggcgacaagacgcTCGGCTTtagttggttggcgtcgggttggtgtgtcccgggcTTAAGGATGGGATTACCATGTTTCAGCCATTATAGTCAAGCTAAAGAAAGGTCTCATTTATAATCTCTTGCTGCCTAAGTATGTCTTGAGTAGGGTTGCAAAAATGTGGAAAATTTCtgaaaacattccagaaattttAGAATCTTTCTGAGATTTTTGGAACGTTTTcagaaatttactggaaattttccacccctttgTAACCCTAGTCTTGAGTCAACACTTTTCCAATTTACTGCTGAAGAACCTGTGACAGGTGTACAGGAGGGCTGCGTATTGTTTGGGTTTTTGAGTTTGTTTTGAACTTAGTCGACCTACAATTCAACAATCCCAGTCTATTTAGGCATATTTCTTTCAGCAGTCTGTCTAATAGTGGAGCAAATGTGGGAGTAAGGTCTTGTGCTGATGAGAGAGGGAGACTGAATCTGCTGAATTGATTAAAACAGTGCCAGCAGGCCAGAGCTGAAGAAATACTGTCTTATAAAGAGTACAACTAGATGCCATCTTAGTGAGAAAGCAGAAAGAGAGAAGTGTTTGGTGTTCATTGGTGGTATTATCAGTAGTCCTGTATATTGCGGTAAATATATTGTCAGCACAAGTAAATGTAAAAGAGCTGATGTGTGAGGAGCTGACTGATTGACAGAGTTTGATAGACAGCTTgagtgtttgcatgtgtgtgtctgTAATGTTACTGATTTCATGTTGGTGTGAAACGTGTGTTGCCCAATGAAATGCTCAGAGTAGTTTTGTCTGTTTCAAATGACTCTGATAGCTTCTGAAAACGCTGCTTAACCAGAGGTTAGTAtttcaagggatagttcatccaagcAATAAAACTCTTGAAgcttctaaacctgtatgactgacttCTGTGGGACACAAAATTAGATTATCTCAGGGTTTGTGTTTCCCACTACAGTATGAAGTCAATGggactaggggtgggcgatatgacctaaaactattatcacggtatttttcatcttttgaacggtgacggtataatatcacggtattactttttttggtacattttgggaggagtagcctgtcctgtccctttagtatgtgaataaagttaatatttttataatataacaagtaaatggtaggtatccttatcaaaaagagacatgggagagtatgcattcttaacatattgattttgcaaaa contains:
- the ranbp2 gene encoding E3 SUMO-protein ligase RanBP2 isoform X2, producing MAACSKTHEPRCLPIHIMKQLLSERQKEWWDAVYSLIHKRAPPEMTAKLRLVVQLGLSTLRAQEEHGLQPVLLIHWAKHLSDTAEQVNSFYDQKDYAGRSVHYWKVVLPLLEKIRHKRGIPEPLQPLFMHFRSRDIQPSQVRVYEEDAVISFATLLDIEGNTEEAIAKLEKLNSISSNWHLAKIYQRLSEEAGNGVEETQGRCTNFLQKFRQYLSKIYQANAEDMEKLPVSMEEVIELLNEVNQQLEDVGETEDQVDHPLTSSPCQPAEGHVKFSTPSPSKSVTSPSKRSVFSPKTPPHWVEDQKSMLQMLCQQVEALKNEVHDLRHNSSDATPSSYRMYRDNYAAEGLQEAFPAAQTFHGVPLTVATTAPSVYYNQSPAYNSQYLLRTAANVTPTKGPVYGMNRLPPQHNMYAYQQSTHTPPLQSTPACIYPQEQVFGPPIRFESPATSLLSPYSEEYYGHNVPQPTVNPTLPEPGYFTKQCAVTPTQPSRSTESKAVDPKMSFGSQFTGEPAKVPNFGGVAAAQTTSASTAFKFNSNFKSNDGDFTFSSAQGKNSESLLGLLTSDIPPKAEVPSEPKHQTTAQPSSQSEVFTFGSKNAAGLSFTDGAQKKNIFGNTDQRFGFASGTKPVLGNPEVREEKSGESDNDSTHVEEDEDGPHFEPIVPLPDKVDVKTGEEEEEEMFCKRAKLFRFDSDAKEWKERGIGSIKILKHKTSGKVRLLMRREQVLKICANHYITADMALKPNAGSDKSWVWYAMDYADEMPKTEQLAIRFKTADEAALFKVKFEEAQKFISESPQGQKTEKKCETPQPQISSKKTDLKTLFSKKEGEWDCDVCCVRNAPTSAVCVACGGAAPSTAQVKPLEELKGSGPVAPPAKFFSFGLSGDSAKSTASTDVNSKGFTFGSQTVPFKFGSNNAVEITAGPGAQAEKKTIQANAPQHKKMSTAPAIPFGTGFGAQFAKKEGQWDCDTCLVRNDASATECVSCKTPCSIEKSKAGGLAAMFAKKVGQWDCDTCLVRNEGSSSHCVSCQTANPNIKNKASAAPSSSSLPSSFGSSSSQPAATGFKANFNPGSAFQFGTSKEKVSPEGFKFESSSAEAEKSSSSSSFSFSMPAPVGGFKFGIAESEAKPSDRQSQSGSASDLLKNIAELHKEKEKEAAPSSSDQSVDPDSHDNNPLFTGKPNTFSFADLAQSQDFQFGQKDPTFKGFAGAGKQLFTGLHSNPKADITVDQEDEMYKTEENDDIQFEPVVQMPEKVDLVTGEEDEKVLYSQRVKLFRFDTDASQWKERGVGNLKLLKNNQNGRLRVLMRREQVLKVCANHWITTTMNLQPLSGSDRAWMWLANDFSDGDARAEQLAAKFKTPELAEEFKLRFEEYQRLLLDIPLQTPHKLVNSGRTAHLIQKAEEMKSGLKDLKSFLTYQNKGEESSDAGHSTSAVVVKLDSDNTVPTLEWDNYDLREDAHEDYANSSVNDTPSQPDPVAKNLFRFGESTTGFSFSFQPILSPSKSPSKLNQSQASVGTDDEQEASQEEERDGQYFEPVVPLPDLVEVSTGEENEQVLFSHRAKLYRYDKDLSQWKERGIGDLKILQHYETKRVRLVMRRDQVLKLCANHWIDSNMKLEPMKGSEKAWIWSAFDFAEGQGKVEQLAVRFKLQETANAFKEVFEKAKTAQEKDTLLTPFSAQVPGSTLETLCGKAAVAVLEETTKERTGLSEESSPNLDRTPGAKLGAQSPKNVVSPPKFVFGSDSVQKIFGSPSPSKEKSVTISSSKDEEMGASRLKTSGPAVTSQSSVGTPFSIPTKISTPSEQRSSQDVCDNDDDVEIIYERKPTREQAELAARLMLPHTFFCYKNRPGYISDDDNDDEDFESAVKSLKGKLYADGADGASDHDSEVTLVWEKRPTADEEQRARRLLLPPTFLCGVSSDSEAEAEKPDDFNTELQKLQPAQVKPKPSHDAAAVDASDGKAEARQADTPVADGSLPIDLTTKRSSESDSSTATAGLSFGFASAAEFSFADLAKGSGEFAFGKKDDNFAWSGAGATVFGSTARQNEGGKTRNEEEEGSDDETPHNDEIHFEPIVSLPEVEVKSGEEDEEILFKERAKLYRWDRDLNQWKERGVGDIKILFHPAKKRYRLLMRREQVLKVCANHTISQNIELKPMNTSANALVWTATDYAEGDGKVEQLAAKFKTPELAESFRRAFTDCQSRMSQADATQMSAAEALSRESNPVVFFDLSVDDEKAGRVTMELFAHIVPKTAENFRALCTGEKGFGYSRSIFHRIIPDFMCQGGDITNQDGTGGKSIYGTKFEDESFEVRHTGPGLLSMANRGRDTNNSQFFITLKKAEHLDFKHVAFGFVKEGMDVVRRIGELGTKDGKPTKPITISECGQLL
- the ranbp2 gene encoding E3 SUMO-protein ligase RanBP2 isoform X1 — its product is MGQSVSLQDWLKQLFPRLTLETSKLDTNSPESICLLDLEVFVCGVVFCSQTQLQEKAKMASCSQPHEPHCLPLHIMKQLFSERQGEWWDAVYSLIHKRALPGMSAKLRLVVQHGLSTLRAGEKHGLHPALLIHWAKHLFDVAEQVNSFYDQKDYAGRSVHYWKVVLPLLEKIRHKRGIPEPLQPLFMHFRSRDIQPSQVRVYEEDAVISFATLLDIEGNTEEAIAKLEKLNSISSNWHLAKIYQRLSEEAGNGVEETQGRCTNFLQKFRQYLSKIYQANAEDMEKLPVSMEEVIELLNEVNQQLEDVGETEDQVDHPLTSSPCQPAEGHVKFSTPSPSKSVTSPSKRSVFSPKTPPHWVEDQKSMLQMLCQQVEALKNEVHDLRHNSSDATPSSYRMYRDNYAAEGLQEAFPAAQTFHGVPLTVATTAPSVYYNQSPAYNSQYLLRTAANVTPTKGPVYGMNRLPPQHNMYAYQQSTHTPPLQSTPACIYPQEQVFGPPIRFESPATSLLSPYSEEYYGHNVPQPTVNPTLPEPGYFTKQCAVTPTQPSRSTESKAVDPKMSFGSQFTGEPAKVPNFGGVAAAQTTSASTAFKFNSNFKSNDGDFTFSSAQGKNSESLLGLLTSDIPPKAEVPSEPKHQTTAQPSSQSEVFTFGSKNAAGLSFTDGAQKKNIFGNTDQRFGFASGTKPVLGNPEVREEKSGESDNDSTHVEEDEDGPHFEPIVPLPDKVDVKTGEEEEEEMFCKRAKLFRFDSDAKEWKERGIGSIKILKHKTSGKVRLLMRREQVLKICANHYITADMALKPNAGSDKSWVWYAMDYADEMPKTEQLAIRFKTADEAALFKVKFEEAQKFISESPQGQKTEKKCETPQPQISSKKTDLKTLFSKKEGEWDCDVCCVRNAPTSAVCVACGGAAPSTAQVKPLEELKGSGPVAPPAKFFSFGLSGDSAKSTASTDVNSKGFTFGSQTVPFKFGSNNAVEITAGPGAQAEKKTIQANAPQHKKMSTAPAIPFGTGFGAQFAKKEGQWDCDTCLVRNDASATECVSCKTPCSIEKSKAGGLAAMFAKKVGQWDCDTCLVRNEGSSSHCVSCQTANPNIKNKASAAPSSSSLPSSFGSSSSQPAATGFKANFNPGSAFQFGTSKEKVSPEGFKFESSSAEAEKSSSSSSFSFSMPAPVGGFKFGIAESEAKPSDRQSQSGSASDLLKNIAELHKEKEKEAAPSSSDQSVDPDSHDNNPLFTGKPNTFSFADLAQSQDFQFGQKDPTFKGFAGAGKQLFTGLHSNPKADITVDQEDEMYKTEENDDIQFEPVVQMPEKVDLVTGEEDEKVLYSQRVKLFRFDTDASQWKERGVGNLKLLKNNQNGRLRVLMRREQVLKVCANHWITTTMNLQPLSGSDRAWMWLANDFSDGDARAEQLAAKFKTPELAEEFKLRFEEYQRLLLDIPLQTPHKLVNSGRTAHLIQKAEEMKSGLKDLKSFLTYQNKGEESSDAGHSTSAVVVKLDSDNTVPTLEWDNYDLREDAHEDYANSSVNDTPSQPDPVAKNLFRFGESTTGFSFSFQPILSPSKSPSKLNQSQASVGTDDEQEASQEEERDGQYFEPVVPLPDLVEVSTGEENEQVLFSHRAKLYRYDKDLSQWKERGIGDLKILQHYETKRVRLVMRRDQVLKLCANHWIDSNMKLEPMKGSEKAWIWSAFDFAEGQGKVEQLAVRFKLQETANAFKEVFEKAKTAQEKDTLLTPFSAQVPGSTLETLCGKAAVAVLEETTKERTGLSEESSPNLDRTPGAKLGAQSPKNVVSPPKFVFGSDSVQKIFGSPSPSKEKSVTISSSKDEEMGASRLKTSGPAVTSQSSVGTPFSIPTKISTPSEQRSSQDVCDNDDDVEIIYERKPTREQAELAARLMLPHTFFCYKNRPGYISDDDNDDEDFESAVKSLKGKLYADGADGASDHDSEVTLVWEKRPTADEEQRARRLLLPPTFLCGVSSDSEAEAEKPDDFNTELQKLQPAQVKPKPSHDAAAVDASDGKAEARQADTPVADGSLPIDLTTKRSSESDSSTATGLSFGFASAAEFSFADLAKGSGEFAFGKKDDNFAWSGAGATVFGSTARQNEGGKTRNEEEEGSDDETPHNDEIHFEPIVSLPEVEVKSGEEDEEILFKERAKLYRWDRDLNQWKERGVGDIKILFHPAKKRYRLLMRREQVLKVCANHTISQNIELKPMNTSANALVWTATDYAEGDGKVEQLAAKFKTPELAESFRRAFTDCQSRMSQADATQMSAAEALSRESNPVVFFDLSVDDEKAGRVTMELFAHIVPKTAENFRALCTGEKGFGYSRSIFHRIIPDFMCQGGDITNQDGTGGKSIYGTKFEDESFEVRHTGPGLLSMANRGRDTNNSQFFITLKKAEHLDFKHVAFGFVKEGMDVVRRIGELGTKDGKPTKPITISECGQLL